A stretch of Acropora muricata isolate sample 2 chromosome 7, ASM3666990v1, whole genome shotgun sequence DNA encodes these proteins:
- the LOC136923670 gene encoding uncharacterized protein, which translates to MSSNSKKCKELVIRKKSRTNVCTPVFGIPQTCQLSVLGLISQDNGRFDCHVHVKLIKANKCLFILRSLRKEGYSQAELDHLFSSIVLPSITYGLPVYGASEAELTTMQCFLDRCYKRKYTSKSFSIKHLLEEQDRKVLRKVSGIDRHPLGVLLPKKKASTYNLRNRLSQYPKVNTDRFKNSYINRLIFKYNLAM; encoded by the coding sequence ATGTCTAGTAATAGCAAAAAATGCAAGGAGCTAGTTATAAGAAAGAAAAGCCGTACGAATGTGTGTACGCCAGTTTTCGGCATTCCACAAACTTGTCAACTTTCTGTCCTTGGGTTAATATCACAGGATAATGGCCGATTTGATTGTCACGTGCATGTTAAGTTGATTAAGGCAAATAAGTGCttgtttatattaagatccttaCGTAAGGAAGGTTATTCTCAGGCGGAGTTAGATCACTTGTTTTCAAGTATCGTGCTTCCTAGCATCACTTATGGGTTGCCGGTATATGGTGCTTCTGAGGCGGAGTTGACAACAATGCAGTGTTTTCTAGATAGATGTTACAAACGTAAATATACATCTAAATCTTTTTCTATCAAGCACCTTCTGGAAGAGCAGGATAGAAAAGTACTTCGTAAGGTATCTGGCATAGACCGACACCCTCTAGGGGTATTATTACCCAAGAAGAAAGCATCAACCTACAATTTAAGGAATCGATTAAGTCAGTATCCGaaagttaatacagatagaTTCAAGAACTCTTACATTAATCGCCtaatttttaaatacaatttagctATGTAA